The genomic interval GGCAAGAACCGATATCAATGATTCCGCAGCCGAGGTGCTGGAAACACCTATAGTAGTATGCAGAGCAAGCGGAACCTGTGTAGTACCTAAGGATAAGCAGCGACTGTAGTCGCTGCTCAGGTGCGAGGTGCGAGGTGCGAGGAGTAGGGGCGAACAGTGTTCGCCTTCACTAGGCTTCGAAGGTTATTCTAAAGCACGAGCCACGTAGCACGAAGCAATAAACACATGACCAGGAGGTTTAACATGGATAAATTAATTATAACTGCTTGTCTTACGGGAGCAGAAGTGACCAGGGAGCAACAACCCAACCTTCCAATCAGCCCGGATGAAATAGCAGAAGCATCATACCAGGCATGGAAGGCAGGCGCTTCAATAGTGCATATACATGCCAGGAAGGCTGATGGCACGCCAACTCAGGATATTGAAGTTTACAGAGAAATAAAGGAAAAGATTGCAAAAAAGTGCGATGTGATTTTCCAGCCTTCTACAGGCGGAGCGGTATGGCACTCCAAGGAAGAAAGAATTCAGCCGGTGCACTTGAAGCCCGAAATGGCTTCGCTCAGCACAGGTACATGTAATTTTGGCCCTGATGTGTTCATGAATACCGAAGAATATATGGAAACCTTTTCAAGAGTCATGCTGGAAAATGGTGTGAAGCCTGAAATAGAAATATTCGAAAAGGGCATGATTGATAATGCTCTGAAGCTGGTAAAGAAAGGGCTCCTTTCAATGCCGATACACTTTGATTTTGTAATGGGAGTTCCTGGTGCAATTCCGGGAGAGCCCAGAGACCTTGTATATCTTGTAAGCAGCATACCTGCCGGCTGCACCTGGACGGTGGCAGGCATAGGTAGGGCAGAGCTGACCCTGGCTGTAATGGCAATAGTAATGGGAGGCCATGTAAGAGTGGGCTTCGAGGATAACATATTCTATTCAAAGGGCGTAGTTGCAGAATCCAATGCCCAACTGGTTGAGAGAATAGCAAGGATAGCCAAAGAATGCGGCAGAGAAGTGGCAACACCTGAGGAAGCAAGGAAGATACTGGGTATCAGGCAATAGGTTACGAGGTTGCGAGGTTGCGGGGAGTAGGGGCGATTCATGAATCGCCCGTACAAGGTTACGGGGGTAACGCGAAACCAGTGAAAATCATTTAGAGTAATCTAAAGGATTTTCGCTTCGGATGTAGAAA from Clostridia bacterium carries:
- a CDS encoding 3-keto-5-aminohexanoate cleavage protein, producing MDKLIITACLTGAEVTREQQPNLPISPDEIAEASYQAWKAGASIVHIHARKADGTPTQDIEVYREIKEKIAKKCDVIFQPSTGGAVWHSKEERIQPVHLKPEMASLSTGTCNFGPDVFMNTEEYMETFSRVMLENGVKPEIEIFEKGMIDNALKLVKKGLLSMPIHFDFVMGVPGAIPGEPRDLVYLVSSIPAGCTWTVAGIGRAELTLAVMAIVMGGHVRVGFEDNIFYSKGVVAESNAQLVERIARIAKECGREVATPEEARKILGIRQ